The genomic segment GACTCCGGTACTGTTGCTAACGACATCACCAAGTCTGGCTACGGTCTGAAGGCCGTGTACGCTCTGAGCAAGCGCACTTCCTTGGTTGGTGCTTACACCAACTGGGATGAGGGCGGCACACAGCGCGCTAACCTGACAGAACTGTTGGTTTCCCACACTTTCTAATTTGACGCTGGCCTAGGCCAGCTTTGAGCTAGCGAATAAACCCTGCGAGCGAAAGCTCGCAGGGTTTTTTTCTTGAGCGGCGATTTCTGTATGGTGAAAATTTTTGATGTCTTGGTGCTAATACAACAAATCTTGAAAAACGAACGGTCGCTCTTTATTTTTCTTGATGTGTTTGCTGACTGAACTGCAAATTTTTGTTTCAATAGAACTTACTTCTTGCTAAAGAAGTAAGAAGCGTTGGAGGGGTGCCCAGCACTATCCGGCGATCCTCAAACTTAGATTGAAGAGACAAGTAATATGAAAAAAACCCTCATCGCATTGGCTGTTATGGCAGTGTCCGGCGCCTCGATGGCGCAAGTGACTATCACTGGTAACTACACCATCGGCTACAAGCAAAGCACGACTTCTCCCACCGCAAGTGCAGCGCAAGCCTTTACGCAAGCGGTTGCTGGCGGTAACGGCGGTAACGCGAATGGCGAAGCATCTGGCTTGGGTGTTGATACCTCTTTGGTCACCTTTACTGCGAAGGAAGACTTGGGTGGCGGTATGAACGTGGCGGCAGAAATGTCGCTTGACGGCTTCACCCGCGGCACAGCCACTGGCGGCGACTCGTCTTTGAAATTGACCACCAGTGTTGGTCGCATCACATTGCAAGCATACAAGCCTGCAGATTACCTCTCCGGATCGTTTGGTGTGGGCGGTGCCGGCATGGATAACAAGGTGTTCCCTGCGCGTTCTTTTAAAGATGCCGTTGGTTTTGACACCAAATTGGGTCCTGTTATCGTGAGCATCTCTCACCAAGAGCAAGGTACTGCCAATGGAGTGGCGCCCACCGCTGGATTGGGATTGGGCCAAGGCGCTGCAGGTGCACAAGGTCAAGTTGGCCAGCGCTTGACCAGCGTGTCCGGCACTTACATGACCGGCGCTTTGGTTGCCAACCTCAACTTCTTGAGCTACGACAACCGTACTGCAAATGCCAACACGTCTTACCGTGACGTGCTTCGCGCAGGTGCCAAGTACAACTTCGGCTCCTTCCAAGTTGGTGGCGGTTACAGCACCTTGACTACCATGTCCGGTGGTACGCTGAATTCTGCTGCTATCTCGGCCGCAGTGCCGATCGGTGCTTTGACATTGGGTGCCAACTACGCGACAGAAACTGCGGATGGATTCGCTGCGCAACCGACATTGCTGGGTGTTATTCCAAAAGGTGGTTTGGATCAAACTCGTAATGGTTATGGTCTGTCTGCCAAGTATGACCTGAGCAAGCGTACCAGCCTGATCGCCACATACGCTGACTGGCTGCCGTACGCCGGTGCCAAGCGCAACAACGAAACCAACCTGTTGCTGTCGCACTCCTTCTAAGCAATTGCTGGCCTAGGCCAGTATTAGCCAAAAGAAAAAACCCGCAGCGCATGCTGCGGGTTTTTTTTATGGGGTGTTTCAGCAATCAAGCGTAGCGCTTGTTCCGCAGGTTGTGCTTCATCTCGCTGAGCAAAGGTTGGAGCTTTCCACCGCCTATGCGCAGGGCTACGCAGGTGGCCAAGATATCAATAATCATCAGGTGTAAAAGCCGCGAGACCATGGGGCTGTAGCGATCGAAGCCTTCGGGGTGGTCTGCACTCAGATGGATGTGGCCTGCACTGGCCAGCGGGGATCCGCTGGCGGTGATAACGATCGTAGTCGCCCCATTTTTGCGGGCAATATCGCAGGCATCCATCAGGTCACGGGTTCGGCCCGAGTTGCTGATAACCACCACACAATCACCCGCGCCCAAGATCGACGCACTCATGACTTGCATGTGCCCATCGCTGTAGGCGGTGGTATTGATGCCCAAACGAAAGAACTTGTGTTGGGCATCTTGGGCCACGATGCCCGAGTTACCGACCCCAAAGAACTGAATTTGTCGGCCGGCGTTATAGGCGTCGACCAGCGCTACCACGGCCTTTTCGATCGCCATGGTCGAAGCGTCGTTGCGATAGCGCAAGAAGGCGGCCACGGTGTTGTCAATGACCTTCACCATGACGTCGCCTGTCTTGTCGTCGGCATCCACGCTGCGGTGAATGAAGGGCACGCCCTCGTTCACGGTGCCTGCGAGTTTGAGCTTGAAGTCAGATAGCCCGTCATAGCCCACACTGCGGCAAAAACGCACTACCGTGGGTTTGCTGACGTGGGCACGGTCCGCCAGTTCGCTGACAGGCAGCTTGGCAAAAGCGCGGGGGTCAGCGAGGCAGAGCTTGCCCACCCGCTGTTCGGCAGGTGCCAACGAGGGCAGTGAGGCTTTGATGCGGTCCAACATAGTCTTTTAGCTTTCTTCGCTCCAGCAGAAGCCGTCCCGAGCAATCATGGCGCTGGATGCACTGGGCCCCCAGGTGCCGGCCGCATACAAACGCGGGCCTGTGGTGTCTGCGGCCCAGTGCTCTAGCATGGGCTCGACCCAGCGCCAGGCCTCTTCTTGCTCATCGCTGCGCACAAAGAGGTTCAGGCGACCGTCGATCACGTCAAGCAGCAGGCGTTCGTAGGCCCCCACGCGCTCCGAGCCGAAGCGCTTGTCGAAATCGAGGTCAAGCTGCACCGGTGCCAGTGTTTGCGATGCACTGCTACGGGATTGCCGATTTTCCTGGCCCTGGGCCAGCAAGTGCAATTCCAAACCGTCTTTTGGTTGCAGGTTGATTACCAAACGGTTGCCCACGCCCTCGTTGGAGTTGAAGATGGCGTGCGGAGTGGGACGGAAGTTGATCACAATGCGGGCATCGCGGCCCGACAAGCGCTTGCCGGTGCGGATGTAGAACGGCACGCTTGCCCAGCGCCAATTGGCGATCTCAGTGCGCAGAGCCACAAAGGTCTCGGTGTTGCTTTGTGGGCTCACGCCTGTCTCTTCACGGTAGCCGGGTACCTTCACACCACCGCTGGTGCCAGCGGAGTACTGCCCGCGCACCACATCTTGCTTGAGCGTTTCAGCGGTCCAGGGCTTAAGGGAGCGCAGAACCTTGAGCTTTTCATCGCGAATAGCGTCAGCCCCCGCGTTAATCGGTGGCTCCATGGCAATGGCACACAACAGTTGCAGCGCGTGGTTTTGCACCATGTCGCGCAGTGCGCCGGTGGTCTCGTAAAACGCGCCACGGCTCTCGACGCCCAAATCTTCGGCGATGGTGATCTGGATGTTGGCAATATGCTCGCGGCGCCAGAGTGGTTCGAACAGTGCATTGCCAAAGCGCATCGCAAACAGGTTTTGTACCGAAGGCTTGCCCAGGTAGTGGTCGATGCGGTAGACCTGCTCTTCGGCAAAGAAGCGGCGCACCGTGGCGTTGATGGCGCGGTTGGATGCCAGGTCATGCCCCAGCGGCTTCTCCAGCACCACGCGGGTTTTGGGTGTGTTCAATCCGCTAGCGGCCAACTGTTCACACACATTGGTGAACAAGCTGGGGGCGGTGGCGACATACATCACCACGCTGTCGGCATTGCGGTTGTTCAGGGTTTCGGCCAGGCGCGCATAGTCTTCGGACTTGGACAGGTCCATGCGCACGAATTCGAGAATTGCAGCAAACCGCGCAAACTCCTCGGCACTCGGGCGCTTGGCCAGCTCCACCTTTTCGAAGCGCGATTGAATGAGCGCCCGGTATTGGTCATGGCTCAGGTCATCACGGCCAACCCCGATAATGCGTCCACCCTCCGGCAAGGTGCCGTGGCGGAACGCCTGAAACAATGCGGGCATGAGTTTGCGCCAGGCCAAATCGCCGGTGCCGCCGAACATGACTAAATCAAAGCTCATAAGACAAGTGGTACGTTTAGTAGTTACATAAAAGCTGACGTTGTAATGTAACTTTGTTTCATTGATAATTCAAGGCGAGAAACTGCAACTTTCTGCGCGTTTACCCTAAGTTTTTTTAACCTGCGGCTCTGCCGTCTGCATCCCATGAACCAACTCGACGCCCTCAAACAATTCACCACCGTCGTAGCCGATACTGGCGATTTCAAACAACTGGACGCGTTCAAGCCCCAGGACGCGACCACCAACCCGTCGCTGATTTTGAAAGCCGTGCAAAAGGCGGACTACGCCCCCTTGGTGAAAGACACGGTCAACCAGTTCCGTGGCCGTGCCATGGACGAGATCGTGGACCGTTTGTTGGTGCGTTTTGGTTGCGAAATTCTCTCTATCATTCCTGGCCGTGTGTCGACTGAAGTGGACGCGCGCCTGAGCTTTGACACCGCGGCAACAATGGCCCGTGGCGAACGCCTGATCGAGCTGTACCAAGCGCAAGGCATTCACTCTGACCGCATCCTGATCAAAGTGGCGTCGACCTGGGAAGGCATCAAGGCCGCTGAGCAGTTGGAGCGCAAAGGCATCCACACCAACTTGACCCTGTTGTTCGCGTTCTGCCAAGCCGTGGCTTGCGGCGAGGCCAAGGTGCAGCTGATTTCCCCGTTTGTCGGCCGTATCTACGACTGGTACAAAAAGAACGCCGGCGCAGCCTGGGTTGAGGCGGACAACGCGGAGTTGAATGACCCCGGCGTCAAGTCCGTAGCCCAAATTTACGCCTACTACAAAAAGTTTGGTGTCGCCACCGAAGTCATGGGCGCCAGCTTCCGCAACGTGGGTCAGATCACCGCCTTGGCCGGTTGCGACCTGCTCACTATCAGCCCCGATTTGCTGGCCCAGATGGCAGCGTCCGAGGCGCCTGTGACCCAGCACCTGAACGCCGATGCCGCCAAGACCGCCGATATCGAGCACGTCAGCTACGACGAAGCCAGCTTCCGCCTCGCCCTGAACAACGACGCCATGGCCACCGAAAAGTTGGCAGAAGGTATCCGTGCATTCTGCGTGGACGCTGTCAAGCTCGAGCAGCTGTTGCTGGCCGCTTAAGCGCACCAAGGACTCGCGAACATGGCACGTACCCGTTGTGACCGCACGCCCGCTTGGGCCCAATTGCAGGCTGCGTATGCAGCGACCGGCCAAGCGCTGGATGTGCGCCAAGCCTTTGAGGCCGACGCCCAGCGCTTCACCCGTTTGAGCCAAGAGGCGCCTTATGTGTTTGCGGACTTGTCCAAAAACCGTATCGACGCCAGCACCGAAGCACTGCTGATGGACCTGGCCCGCCAAAGCGGCCTGTCCGAGCACCGCGATGCCATGTTTGCCGGCCAGAAAATCAACAACACCGAGCAGCGCGAGGTGTGGCACGTTTTGTTGCGAAATCCGCCCTCTGCGCAAGCGGAATATGCGGGAGCCGCTCCTGAATTCATAGCGGGTGAGCAGGCTAAGGTGCACGCTACGCTAGACGCGATGCTGGCCTACGCCGAGCAACTGCGTGCAGATACCGCCATTACCGATGTGGTGAACATCGGCATCGGCGGATCTGACCTCGGCCCTCAAATGGCGGTGTTGGCGCTGGATGCTTTTGCCACCAGCGGCAAACGCCTGCATTTTGTGAGCAATGTGGATGGCCACGAGCTGGCCGCCAAGCTGCCCCACTTGAAGCCCGAAAACACCGTTTTCCTGATCGCCAGCAAGACGTTCACCACGATCGAAACCATGACCAACGCGGCCTCCGCGAAGGCCTGGTTCCTCGAGCAGGGCGGCACCAACATAGCCCGCCATTTCGCCGCACTCACCACCAACGTGGCGGCGGCCAATGCCTTTGGTATCACCACCACCTTTGGCTTTTGGGACTGGGTGGGCGGGCGGTACTCCATGTGGTCGGCCATCGGCCTGCCGATTGCCATTGCCATCGGCGCGCAAGGCTTTCGCGAGCTGCTGGCGGGTGCCCATGCCATGGACGAGCACTTCCGCACTGCGCCCTTGGAGCAGAACCTGCCGGTGCGTTTGGGGTTGCTGGACGTCTGGTACCGCAACTTCCACGGCTTTAGCAGCCGCAGCATTGCGCCGTACCACAGTGCATTGCGCCGCCTGCCGGCCTATTTGCAGCAGCTGGAGATGGAGAGCAATGGCAAACGGGTGGACGCCAGTGGCGAAGCCTTGCCGTTCGATACCTGCCCGGTGCTGTGGGGCGAACCCGGCACCAATGGTCAACACGCCTACTTTCAGATGCTGCACCAAGGCACCGAGGTCGTGCCGGTGGAGTTTGTGGCCGTCAAAAAGGCGCGCCACCACCTGAAAGGCCACCACCCGATGTTGCTGGCCAACGTGCTGGCGCAAGCCCAAGCCCTGATGCAAGGCAAAGACGATGCCGGTGGCCACAAGCATTTCACCGGCAACCGCCCCAGCACCTTCTTGCTGCTGGACGACCTGACGCCCGCATCGCTGGGTGCGCTGATTGCGATGCAAGAGCACCGCGTGTTTGTCAGTGGCAGCCTCTGGGGTATCAACAGCTTTGACCAATGGGGCGTCGAGCTCGGCAAAGTGCTGGCCAAAGACATTGAGCCGCGTCTTCATAGCGGCGACGCCACGGGCCTTGATGGCTCCACCGCCGGTTTGCTGGCGCGTCTGCGCAGCTGATTGCAGACGCTTAGCCTGCCTCAAGCCCGCGCGCTGCACTTGGCAGCCCAGGGCCTGTTGCAGCCGCTTGCACGCCCCGCACAAGAAGGCGATGTAGCGGCCTGTGTGCAGCGCATGGGCTTGCTGCAGATTGACACCATCCATGTGGTGGCGCGCAGCCCGTATCTGGTGTTACACGCCCGCTTGGGCGACTACCCGCCGGCATGGCTGGAAGACGCGTTAGCCAACGGCGCCTTGTTTGAAACCTGGGCCCACGAAGCCTGTTTTGCCCCCGCTGATGATTTGCACTTGCACCGCGCCTACAACCGCGAGGGGCGCACGCATTGGGGCATCTCCCATGCCCAGAAACTCGCTGCGGCCCAGCGCCCGCAGCTGGATGCCTTGCTGGATCAGATCCGCACCCAGGGGCCGGTGAAGTCTTCTGACTTCGTGCGGCTTGAGGGCAAAGGTGGCGCTTGGTGGGGTTGGAAGGACGAAAAGCGTTGGCTGGAAGCTCTGTTTGCTCTGGGCGAGCTGATGATCGCGCGCCGTGACCACTTTCACCGCGTCTACGACCTGAGCGAGCGGGTGGCACCTGCACTGCGCCAGCCCGCACCCGCATTGCCGCCGGACGAGCTCGCAGCCGCGTGGGTAGAGAAGGCTGTGGCTGCACTGGGGGTTACCCAAGCGCGGTGGATCAACGATTATTTCCGGACCAAGCCGCGCTTGCAGGATGCGCACTTGGAGGCTCTGGTGCGTGCGGGGCGTATTCAGCGAGTGGCTGTTGAGGGGTGGGCTGCGGCCGGCTATGTGCACACCGACCATACCGGCCTGCTACAGCAGGCGCTGGCGGGCGACTTGGTGGCCAGCCACACCGCACTCTTGTCGCCGTTTGACCCTGTGGTGTGGGACCGCGAGCGGGCCTCGACCTTTTTTGATTTTGACTACAAGCTGGAGTGCTACACCCCCGAGGCGCAGCGTGTCTACGGCTACTTTGTCTTGCCGATTTTGTGCCGCGGCGAGCTCATAGGCCGGCTGGATGCCAAAGCGCACCGGGCAGAGGGCGTGTTTGAAGTGAAGTCACTCCACGCCCAGCCCGGTGGCGTGTGGACTGAGCAGCAAGTGCAAGAGGTCGCCGCTGCCATCCGCCGCTGTGCCGCATGGCACGGTACCCCGCAGGTGCGCATTGGCCGCACGCAGCCTGCCAAGTTGGCGGCCGCTTTGCGGCGAGCCCTCAAGCGCGCTTGACGCCGGGTTTAAGCCAGTGCGGCGCGGCCTGCCGGCGATAACCCTTACATCGGGGCGGGCATAGCGTTGCGCGCGTGCACTCATGAGTGGTGTTTGAGACTATCTGGTCTTTATTCATACCCAGGAGGCTTTTATGGTGACTCGGCGCGATTTCTTTGTCGGTGGCGGTGCGGCAGTGGCGGCTTATGCAGCCGGATCCTTTTTGCCCTTGGGCGCCCAATCGGCCCCCAACTTCGGCGCACCCAGTGTGGTGCAGGTGGGCTTTCGCAAGCAAAAGCTGGGTGACTTTGAAGTCATTGCCCTGAACGATGGTGTCACCCGCCGCCCCTTGGCCGCTGAGTTTGTGCGCAACGCCCCCTTGGGCGAAGTGCAAGAGCTGCTGAAATCGCAAAACCTGCCCACCGAATACTTGGATGTGCCGTACACCGCCTTCCTGGTCATCGCTGGCAACCGCAAAGTGCTGCTCGACACCGGTTTCTCGGACAACGGCGGCCCCACTACCGGCCGCCTGGTCGCCAATTTGAATGCTGCGGGCTACAAGGTGGAAGACATTGACACCGTGATCCTGAGCCACTTCCATGGCGACCACATTTTGGGTGTGCGCAACAAGGCGGGCCAATTGGTGTACCCCAACGCCAAGATCATGGTCCCGTCCGTTGAGCACGCGTTCTGGATGGATGACGCCCGCATGGCCGCAGCACCTGACGCCATGAAAGGCGCTTTCCAGACCGTGCGCCGCATGCTGGGTGGCCTGAACGACAGCCAGATGGTGAAGTTTGAAGCCGGCACCGAAATTGTGCCCGGCATCAAGAGCGTGGCGGCATATGGCCACACCCCCGGTCACACGCTGTTTATGGTGGAGAGCAAGGGTGAAAAGTTCGCCTACGTGGCCGACATCACCAACGTGCCCCAGCTGTTTGCGCGCAACCCTGATTGGGCGGTGCAGTTCGACATGAATGCCGAAGAGGCCCGCGTGGCCCGCCGCAAGGTGTTTGACATGATCGTGAACGACAAGGTCATGGCGGGCGGCTTCCACTTCCCGTTCCCGGCGTTTGGCCGCGTCGAGAAGCTGGGTAATGGCTTTGAATTCAAGCCTGTCGCTTGATACGCTGATCGACCGTAGATTGCTGCAATAGCGGATCTTTTGAGCCGTTTCCGGCCCCGCCAGCGCTATGCTGGCGGGGCTTCTTTATTTGGAACCTTTAAGCTATGAATGTGGTGTTTGACTTTGGCGCTGTGCTGTTTACTTGGCGCCCGGTAGATTTGATGATGGAGTGCTTTCCCCAGCGCGCCGCGACCCGTGCCGAGGCAGGGCACCTGGCCCATGAGGTATTCGGCCATCACGAGTGGCAAGCCTTTGACCGGGGCACGATCGCCATGGCAGACGTGGTGGCCCAAGTGGCTAAGCGCGTGGGTGTAGATGCCACGGTGCTCGGCACGCTGGTCGAGAGCATCGGCGAGCGGCTGACCCCCATGCCGGAGTCGGTAGCCCTGTTCAAGAGTTTGGTGGCCTTGCGCGCGCAACGCGCAGCAACCGAAGGCGAGCCCGTGCGGCTCTACTACCTCTCCAACATGCCAGTGCCGTATGCCCGCACACTGGAGCGCATGAACCCCTTCCTCAGTGAATTCGACGGCGGCATTTTTTCAGGCGACGAACTGCTCATCAAACCCGAGCCCGCCATCTACCAGCGCCTGCAAAAGCGCCACGCCCTCGAGCCCGCCAAGACGGTCTTTCTGGACGACCTGCTCCCCAACATCCAGGCCGCGCAGGCCGAAGGCTGGCACGGCATCCACTTCCACACCGCGCAACAGGCCGCGCAAGAGCTGCAAGCCCTGGGTTTAAGCGAAATCAGCCTCTAGCGCTCATAGAAATTACGCAAGTTGCTATCAAAAGCGTAGCAAGAGAGACGTAAAAAAGCCCCGCAAGGCAAAACCGAGCGGGGCTTTTTATTAGGTTTGCAGTCGAGAGCAATAACGCCACATCGACGCAGCATGAGGTGCCAGGCCAAGGCGCAAGGGCGCAGACAGTACCTACGGTACGGCAAGCCCTTGCAACGCCGGCGTGGCGCCTCAGGCAAGGAGCAATTACATGCCCATGCCGCCCATGCCGCCCATTCCACCCATATCAGGCATACCGCCGCCAGCAGCTTCTTCCTTCGGAGCTTCAGACACCATGCACTCGGTCGTCAGCATGAGGGAAGCCACAGATGCTGCGTTCTGCAGAGCAGTACGTGTCACCTTGGTGGGGTCCAGAATACCCATTTCGATCATGTCGCCGTAGGTGTCGTTGGCAGCGTTGAAGCCGTAGTTGCCCTTGCCACCCAACACAGCGTTCACCACCACAGAGGCTTCGCCGCCTGCGTTGTAAACGATCTCGCGCAGAGGTGCTTCGATCGCCTTCAACACCAGCTTGATACCGGCGTCTTGGTCAGCGTTGTCACCCTTGATGGTGCCAGCAGACTGCTTGGCGCGCAGCAGAGCCACGCCGCCGCCAGCCACAATGCCTTCTTCCACAGCAGCGCGGGTAGCGTGCAGTGCGTCTTCAACGCGGGCTTTCTTTTCCTTCATTTCGACTTCGGTAGCAGCGCCCACCTTGATCACGGCAACACCGCCAGCCAACTTGGCCACGCGCTCTTGCAGCTTTTCACGGTCGTAGTCGGAAGTGGCTTCTTCGATTTGCACGCGGACTTGCTTCACGCGGGCTTCGATGTCAGCAGCAGCGCCAGCACCGTCGATGATGATGGTGTTTTCCTTGCCCACTTCGACGCGCTTTGCGGAGCCGAGGTCGGCCAAAGTCACTTTTTCCAGGGTCAGGCCCACTTCTTCAGCGATTACCTTGCCGCCGGTCAGGATGGCGATGTCTTCCAACATGGCCTTGCGACGGTCACCGAAGCCAGGAGCCTTCACAGCCACAACCTTCAGGATGCCGCGGATGGTGTTCACCACCAAAGTTGCCAGGGCTTCGCCATCGACATCTTCAGCAATGATCAACAAAGGACGGCCAGCCTTGGCGACTTGTTCCAAGGTAGGCAGCAGGTCACGGATGTTGCTGATCTTCTTGTCGAACAACAGAACAAACGGGTTGTCCAACAAAGCCGCTTGCTTTTCTGGGTTGTTGATGAAGTAAGGGGACAGGTAGCCGCGGTCGAACTGCATGCCTTCGACAACGTCGAGTTCGTTCTGCAGGGACTTGCCGTCTTCCACAGTGATCACGCCTTCTTTGCCCACTTTGTCCATTGCGTTGGCGATGATGTCGCCAATGGATGCGTCAGAGTTGGCGGAAATGGAACCCACTTGGGCGATTTCCTTGGAAGTGGTGGTGGGCTTGGAAGCCTTCTTCAGCTCTTCGATCAGAGCAGTCACTGCCTTGTCGATACCGCGCTTCAGGTCCATCGGGTTCATGCCGGCGGCCACGTACTTCATGCCTTCGCGAACGATGGCTTGAGCCAACACGGTAGCGGTAGTGGTGCCGTCACCTGCGTTGTCAGAAGTCTTGGAAGCCACTTCCTTGACCATCTGCGCGCCCATGTTTTGCAGCTTGTCTTTGAGTTCGATTTCCTTGGCCACGGACACACCGTCCTTGGTCACGGTAGGGGCGCCGAAAGAGCGCTCCAGAACCACGTTACGACCCTTAGGGCCCAAAGTCACTTTGACCGCGTTGGCCAAAATGTTCACGCCTTCAACCATGCGTGCGCGGGCTTCGCCGCCGAAAATTACGTCTTTTGCTGCCATGTTATGACTCCAAATTTAAGTGAAATATGCCGCTAGCCCACATGAAGCATGCGCGACTAGCTATTTATTTGATAGCGCGGTGAATTACTTCTCGACGACTGCGAACAGGTCGTCTTCTTTCATGACCAGCAGCTCATCGCCATTGACCTTGACGGTCTGGCCGGAGTACTTGCCGAACAACACGCGGTCGCCGACCTTCACGGTCAGGGCCTTGGTTTCGCCCTTGTCGTTGGTCTTGCCGGGGCCGACAGCCAACACTTCACCTTGGTCAGGCTTCTCAGCTGCGTTGTCAGGGATGTAGATGCCGGAAGCAGTCTTGGTTTCGGTTTCGACGCGCTTAACAATCACGCGATCTGCCAAAGGACGCAGGTTCATGAGA from the Rhodoferax potami genome contains:
- a CDS encoding HAD family hydrolase produces the protein MNVVFDFGAVLFTWRPVDLMMECFPQRAATRAEAGHLAHEVFGHHEWQAFDRGTIAMADVVAQVAKRVGVDATVLGTLVESIGERLTPMPESVALFKSLVALRAQRAATEGEPVRLYYLSNMPVPYARTLERMNPFLSEFDGGIFSGDELLIKPEPAIYQRLQKRHALEPAKTVFLDDLLPNIQAAQAEGWHGIHFHTAQQAAQELQALGLSEISL
- a CDS encoding MurR/RpiR family transcriptional regulator, with translation MLDRIKASLPSLAPAEQRVGKLCLADPRAFAKLPVSELADRAHVSKPTVVRFCRSVGYDGLSDFKLKLAGTVNEGVPFIHRSVDADDKTGDVMVKVIDNTVAAFLRYRNDASTMAIEKAVVALVDAYNAGRQIQFFGVGNSGIVAQDAQHKFFRLGINTTAYSDGHMQVMSASILGAGDCVVVISNSGRTRDLMDACDIARKNGATTIVITASGSPLASAGHIHLSADHPEGFDRYSPMVSRLLHLMIIDILATCVALRIGGGKLQPLLSEMKHNLRNKRYA
- a CDS encoding porin; the protein is MKKTLIALAVMAVSGASMAQVTITGNYTIGYKQSTTSPTASAAQAFTQAVAGGNGGNANGEASGLGVDTSLVTFTAKEDLGGGMNVAAEMSLDGFTRGTATGGDSSLKLTTSVGRITLQAYKPADYLSGSFGVGGAGMDNKVFPARSFKDAVGFDTKLGPVIVSISHQEQGTANGVAPTAGLGLGQGAAGAQGQVGQRLTSVSGTYMTGALVANLNFLSYDNRTANANTSYRDVLRAGAKYNFGSFQVGGGYSTLTTMSGGTLNSAAISAAVPIGALTLGANYATETADGFAAQPTLLGVIPKGGLDQTRNGYGLSAKYDLSKRTSLIATYADWLPYAGAKRNNETNLLLSHSF
- the zwf gene encoding glucose-6-phosphate dehydrogenase — protein: MSFDLVMFGGTGDLAWRKLMPALFQAFRHGTLPEGGRIIGVGRDDLSHDQYRALIQSRFEKVELAKRPSAEEFARFAAILEFVRMDLSKSEDYARLAETLNNRNADSVVMYVATAPSLFTNVCEQLAASGLNTPKTRVVLEKPLGHDLASNRAINATVRRFFAEEQVYRIDHYLGKPSVQNLFAMRFGNALFEPLWRREHIANIQITIAEDLGVESRGAFYETTGALRDMVQNHALQLLCAIAMEPPINAGADAIRDEKLKVLRSLKPWTAETLKQDVVRGQYSAGTSGGVKVPGYREETGVSPQSNTETFVALRTEIANWRWASVPFYIRTGKRLSGRDARIVINFRPTPHAIFNSNEGVGNRLVINLQPKDGLELHLLAQGQENRQSRSSASQTLAPVQLDLDFDKRFGSERVGAYERLLLDVIDGRLNLFVRSDEQEEAWRWVEPMLEHWAADTTGPRLYAAGTWGPSASSAMIARDGFCWSEES
- a CDS encoding winged helix-turn-helix domain-containing protein, coding for MQTLSLPQARALHLAAQGLLQPLARPAQEGDVAACVQRMGLLQIDTIHVVARSPYLVLHARLGDYPPAWLEDALANGALFETWAHEACFAPADDLHLHRAYNREGRTHWGISHAQKLAAAQRPQLDALLDQIRTQGPVKSSDFVRLEGKGGAWWGWKDEKRWLEALFALGELMIARRDHFHRVYDLSERVAPALRQPAPALPPDELAAAWVEKAVAALGVTQARWINDYFRTKPRLQDAHLEALVRAGRIQRVAVEGWAAAGYVHTDHTGLLQQALAGDLVASHTALLSPFDPVVWDRERASTFFDFDYKLECYTPEAQRVYGYFVLPILCRGELIGRLDAKAHRAEGVFEVKSLHAQPGGVWTEQQVQEVAAAIRRCAAWHGTPQVRIGRTQPAKLAAALRRALKRA
- the pgi gene encoding glucose-6-phosphate isomerase, translated to MARTRCDRTPAWAQLQAAYAATGQALDVRQAFEADAQRFTRLSQEAPYVFADLSKNRIDASTEALLMDLARQSGLSEHRDAMFAGQKINNTEQREVWHVLLRNPPSAQAEYAGAAPEFIAGEQAKVHATLDAMLAYAEQLRADTAITDVVNIGIGGSDLGPQMAVLALDAFATSGKRLHFVSNVDGHELAAKLPHLKPENTVFLIASKTFTTIETMTNAASAKAWFLEQGGTNIARHFAALTTNVAAANAFGITTTFGFWDWVGGRYSMWSAIGLPIAIAIGAQGFRELLAGAHAMDEHFRTAPLEQNLPVRLGLLDVWYRNFHGFSSRSIAPYHSALRRLPAYLQQLEMESNGKRVDASGEALPFDTCPVLWGEPGTNGQHAYFQMLHQGTEVVPVEFVAVKKARHHLKGHHPMLLANVLAQAQALMQGKDDAGGHKHFTGNRPSTFLLLDDLTPASLGALIAMQEHRVFVSGSLWGINSFDQWGVELGKVLAKDIEPRLHSGDATGLDGSTAGLLARLRS
- the tal gene encoding transaldolase, with translation MNQLDALKQFTTVVADTGDFKQLDAFKPQDATTNPSLILKAVQKADYAPLVKDTVNQFRGRAMDEIVDRLLVRFGCEILSIIPGRVSTEVDARLSFDTAATMARGERLIELYQAQGIHSDRILIKVASTWEGIKAAEQLERKGIHTNLTLLFAFCQAVACGEAKVQLISPFVGRIYDWYKKNAGAAWVEADNAELNDPGVKSVAQIYAYYKKFGVATEVMGASFRNVGQITALAGCDLLTISPDLLAQMAASEAPVTQHLNADAAKTADIEHVSYDEASFRLALNNDAMATEKLAEGIRAFCVDAVKLEQLLLAA
- a CDS encoding MBL fold metallo-hydrolase; protein product: MVTRRDFFVGGGAAVAAYAAGSFLPLGAQSAPNFGAPSVVQVGFRKQKLGDFEVIALNDGVTRRPLAAEFVRNAPLGEVQELLKSQNLPTEYLDVPYTAFLVIAGNRKVLLDTGFSDNGGPTTGRLVANLNAAGYKVEDIDTVILSHFHGDHILGVRNKAGQLVYPNAKIMVPSVEHAFWMDDARMAAAPDAMKGAFQTVRRMLGGLNDSQMVKFEAGTEIVPGIKSVAAYGHTPGHTLFMVESKGEKFAYVADITNVPQLFARNPDWAVQFDMNAEEARVARRKVFDMIVNDKVMAGGFHFPFPAFGRVEKLGNGFEFKPVA